One genomic region from Rosa rugosa chromosome 1, drRosRugo1.1, whole genome shotgun sequence encodes:
- the LOC133726073 gene encoding scarecrow-like protein 32 translates to MKTEVRVGSSTSIAALQNPSLLINSTTSQGSLTGALRGCLGSLDGACIEKLLLHCASALESNDVTLAQQVMWVLNNVASSVGDPNQRLTSWILRALISRSSRICPSLNNNGGGGPNPSTSTTSTIAEERRLMTVTELAGYVDLIPWHRFGYCASNSAIFQAIQGCSKIHILDFSITHCMQWPTLIDALGKRPEGPPDSLRVTVPSCRPLVPPLLNVSIEEVGLRLGNFSRFRDVPFEFNVIENSSSFELLLSQLNPTSLNLKDDEALVVNCQNWLRYLSDDEGSTNSARNNFLNMIRCLNPRIIVVVDEDSDLSSPSLSSRITTCFNYLWIPFDSLETFLPKDSNQRMEYESDIGQKIENIIGFEGVQRIERLESGVTASQRLRNAGFLSSPFCEETVGEVKTLLDEHASGWGMKREEDMLVLTWKGHNSVFATAWVPNQNGLMLED, encoded by the coding sequence ATGAAAACTGAAGTGAGAGTAGGAAGCAGTACGTCAATTGCTGCTTTACAGAATCCGAGTCTCTTGATCAACAGCACCACCTCTCAGGGCTCCCTTACCGGTGCCCTCAGAGGGTGCCTCGGAAGCCTCGATGGGGCTTGCATAGAGAAGCTATTGCTTCACTGCGCGAGTGCCCTAGAGAGCAACGACGTCACTTTAGCTCAGCAAGTGATGTGGGTGCTCAACAATGTCGCTTCTTCTGTTGGTGACCCTAACCAAAGGCTCACCTCCTGGATCTTAAGGGCACTGATCTCAAGATCCTCTAGAATTTGCCCGAGTCTCAACAATAACGGAGGCGGCGGACCTAACcctagtactagtactactaGCACCATCGCGGAGGAGAGGAGGCTGATGACGGTGACGGAGCTAGCTGGGTACGTTGATCTAATCCCATGGCACAGGTTTGGATACTGTGCATCAAACAGTGCAATTTTCCAAGCAATTCAAGGGTgctcaaaaattcatatcttgGACTTTAGCATTACGCACTGTATGCAGTGGCCTACTCTCATAGATGCTCTGGGGAAAAGACCAGAAGGCCCTCCTGATTCACTTAGAGTGACTGTTCCCTCTTGTAGGCCTCTAGTCCCTCCTTTGCTCAATGTGTCAATTGAAGAAGTCGGTCTTCGTTTGGGAAATTTCTCTAGGTTTAGGGATGTCCCATTTGAGTTCAATGTCATCGAGAACTCCTCTTCTTTCGAGTTGTTATTGAGCCAATTAAACCCTACTTCGTTAAATCTCAAGGACGACGAGGCCTTGGTAGTAAATTGCCAAAATTGGTTACGCTATTTGTCCGATGATGAGGGTAGTACTAATAGTGCTCGTAACAATTTTCTTAACATGATTAGATGTCTCAACCCTAGAATCATAGTCGTAGTGGACGAAGATTCCGATCTAAGTTCCCCGAGCCTCAGTTCGAGAATCACCACATGTTTTAACTACTTGTGGATACCCTTTGATTCCTTGGAGACTTTCTTGCCCAAAGATAGTAACCAGAGGATGGAGTATGAGTCCGACATTGGTCAGAAGATCGAGAACATTATCGGTTTCGAAGGggtccagagaatagagaggcTAGAGTCCGGCGTGACAGCATCTCAGCGGCTGAGGAACGCCGGTTTCTTGAGCTCGCCGTTCTGTGAAGAGACCGTCGGGGAAGTGAAGACCTTGCTCGATGAACATGCTAGCGGCTGGGGCATGAAACGTGAAGAAGATATGTTGGTCCTGACGTGGAAGGGGCACAACTCGGTTTTTGCCACAGCTTGGGTCCCAAATCAAAACGGGTTAATGTTGGAGGATTAA